The Haematobia irritans isolate KBUSLIRL chromosome 1, ASM5000362v1, whole genome shotgun sequence DNA segment aaaattttgcgaaaatttgattaatgtagaaaatttcgtcaaaattttatttctatagaaaattttgatacaattttatttctgtagacaatttttcaaaattttgtttctatggcaatttttgtcaacattttatttctataaaaattttgtcaaaattttatttctataaaaaaatttgtcaaaattttatttctatagaaaattttgtcaaaatttaatatctatagaaaattttgtcaaaattttatttcaatagaaaattttgtaaaaattttcttttctatagaaagtttttgcactattttatttctatagaaaattttgtcaaaattttatttcaatggaaaattttatttctatagaaaattttgtaaattttttttctgtagaaagtttttgcaacagtttatttgtatagaaaatgttgtcaattttttttctataggaagttttttcaacattttatttctatagaaaattttgtcaacattttatttctatagaaaattttgtcaacattttatttctatagaaaatattgtcaaaatattatttctataaaaaattttgcaaaaattttatttctatagaaaattttctcaaaattttatttctatagaaaattttgttaaaatttgatttcaatagaaaactttgtcaacattttatttccatagaaaattttgtcaaattttcatttatatagaaaattttgtcaaaattgcatttctatagaaaattttgtaaaaaattaatttttagaaaatttaatttttttttttagaaaatttgtgaagaggaaaattttgcaaaattccacTACTAAAGCGAGACCCCGTAGagtgaaacagggagttccccaaggtacTTGTACATAGAACTAAACGGATCAAAACagcaaaattgaaaataaaaaaaaaaaacaaactaatgTTTAATAGCTGAACATATCACAATTTATTTGATCCCACATTGTAACTTAAACATAATCCCTGTTCCCATTTCCAAGTTATAAATACTTACGTACTATATTGATTGACTGATTAATTCCCCCTATGACCTACTTTGTTTTAAGTCCCAATAGCCTCAGAATAACATCGGAATATTCATCGTATTGAGCCTCATAGAAATTGCCAGCTATCGGTATACCCAAATCATATTTCTTTATGAATCTCCGTGTAGAGAAATGTGGACGCCCTTTGGTACTAGTGGCCGCTGAATATGTCTCATCAAACTGTATAGCTTTCGGTTGTTTAAACAGCAAATAGACATAGCGATGTAGTCCAGTACCTTGATCAGGACCTGATCCCTGATACTCTGACAAAATAGTGCCTTTAGTTATATTATTGCCTGGTATATTAACCACAAGCCAATGTTGCCATTCTCTCATAGTTAGATCATTACGAGATGGGGCATCAGGTTCGGTCATTAGAAGAGTGTAGAATACACCCTCACCAGCTTCCCATTCAACATTAGGCTCATTTTGTACTTGGGTGGGTGTTAATTCATTGCCTTTATTCACTGTGACTCCATTGCCAAATGTAACCTTTAATAGACCAGAATAGAGCTTTTGGAAGAAATTAAATTCGTAGGTTTTAGTTACCTTTAAAGTTTCTCTTGGTCCTTCATCTAAAAGATCTGGTATAACTTCATGTAATAGCATAGCTTTTGAAATCTCATTTTCTTCTCCTTCCGTAGAATATATCAAAACTAATAGAAACCCATATTTTAATAAAGCCATTTTGACGTGACCTCTTCTAATTTCAAATCGATATTGAATGGAACGTATTCTTAGATCAGTATATAtaagatatgatatgatatatgACACCTTCATATATATTCACGCATTTTCTATTGTTGGAAAGCTTTATgctgaaaattggaaaatcttaCATTCTTtaagtagtaaaaaaaaaaaacattgtacaGTGGTGTGATACGCTTAATTGAAATTGACCACAACAATAGAAAACGCATATTCATTCGTAAGATGTAAATACTCGtattagagctcgaccgaaacgGGGTTTCTTTGCCGAAGCCGATATTTGGCACAAATAGCAATAATCGGCcgaaactgaatatttttctaaaatttgtaattggAAATTCGGAGAGAAACGGAATTACATatctacaccctaaaaaaacgcttctgtaacataccatataatcccaaacacattctgcttcaagcaaaatattaaaatattgtttgtattgtcaaacagaaaaaaacccTTTTAAtgctttgtgtgtatata contains these protein-coding regions:
- the LOC142222402 gene encoding protein D3-like, yielding MKVSYIISYLIYTDLRIRSIQYRFEIRRGHVKMALLKYGFLLVLIYSTEGEENEISKAMLLHEVIPDLLDEGPRETLKVTFGNGVTVNKGNELTPTQVQNEPNVEWEAGEGVFYTLLMTEPDAPSRNDLTMREWQHWLVVNIPGNNITKGTILSEYQGSGPDQGTGLHRYVYLLFKQPKAIQFDETYSAATSTKGRPHFSTRRFIKKYDLGIPIAGNFYEAQYDEYSDVILRLLGLKTK